A genomic region of Papaver somniferum cultivar HN1 chromosome 7, ASM357369v1, whole genome shotgun sequence contains the following coding sequences:
- the LOC113294034 gene encoding MDIS1-interacting receptor like kinase 2-like has product MSQPLKVSTDTLLVVLLASLLVSCYSIVLSASGSSFSSTGTKQHLQVGVEHEVDALLKWKSSLVNQTHSLLPSWKINSAASTTTPCKWYGITCNKEGSVLELNISGLGLKGTLYNFNFSSFSNFVSLNLSDNKLFGTIPSQIGILPKLTHLFLYMNKFSGRFPPEIGSLTSLQVLELSENQISGSIPREIGNLYSLTGIWLYTNNLTGSIPASICHLTNLTILSVAHNQLIGAIPQDIGRLSSLTGLALQGNNLIGSIPTSICHLTNLRYLSVAQNQLTGAIPQDIGRLSYLTRLALQGNNLIGSIPTSICHLTNLRYLSVAQNQLTGAIPQDIGRLSSLTGLALQGNNLIGSIPTSICHLTNLTYLSVAHNQLTGAIPQDIGNLRSLTGLYLSTNNLTGPIPTSLGNLRNLTNLYLFENQLNGSLPTGMNNLTQLEKLYLGRNRFSGYLPQNVCQGGTLKKLVARNNLFTGPIPRSLRSCTSLKKLVLGNNKLVDNLTEAFEVYPHLSRLDAENNMLYGELSKDWGKCQNLTVLSFSGNNITGRIPSELGKLKILGELHLGSNNLVGEIPKELLKLSSLIKLNLSNNQLSGRLSLSIGMLSNLQYLDLSENKLIGSIPKQLGQCSTLLSLNLSSNNFNESIPPEIGNLDSLQILLDLSYNELSGGIPSDLGKLSKLETLNVSHNKLFGSIPSSFDQMFSLTTVNISYNELRGPLPNTKAFEDAPTDAFKNNNGLCGKNFRGLKPCNSSDVIIGRKENNHQLLLIVLLALLGLLFFLFILLAIFYRLRKRSVRNDAKMDRANASDVGRNLFSIWNYDGKIAFEDIIEATENFDTKYCIGTGGYGSVYKAELSNGQVVAVKKLHSPDEDSELVDMKSFESEVNALTETRHRNIVKLLGFCSSPERRISFLVYEFIERGSLKSVLSDGERAAKFDWIKRIRFINGTTNALAYMHHDCVPALVHRDLTSNNVLLDSEYGARVSDFGTARMLKPDSSNWTSLAGTFGYIAPELAYTMKVTEKCDVYSFGVLIFEVLMGRHPSEVITLLSDILLPSSSLIPTETDQKLRDILDQRIGAPGNGLQKEIMYIAKVGISCLRGDPSTRPTMQEISVELSLSAKSRQSLAKPFETITLGDLPILSDEFV; this is encoded by the exons ATGTCGCAACCATTAAAAGTTTCCACTGATACTTTACTAGTAGTACTGTTAGCATCACTGTTAGTTTCATGTTACAGTATTGTTCTATCTGCTTctggttcttctttttcttccaccGGCACAAAACAACATTTACAAGTAGGTGTAGAACATGAAGTAGACGCTCTTTTGAAATGGAAATCTAGCCTTGTAAATCAAACTCACTCTCTCCTCCCCTCTTGGAAGATAAATTCTGCTGCAAGTACGACGACTCCATGCAAGTGGTATGGAATCACTTGTAACAAAGAAGGAAGCGTCCTGGAATTGAATATATCTGGTTTGGGTTTAAAAGGTACACTCTATAATTTCAATTTCTCATCTTTCTCCAACTTTGTTAGTCTTAACTTGAGCGACAACAAACTCTTTGGAACCATTCCGTCTCAAATTGGCATTCTTCCAAAACTCACCCACCTTTTTCTTTACATGAATAAATTTTCTGGACGTTTTCCACCAGAAATAGGCTCTCTCACAAGTCTGCAGGTGTTAGAGCTTTCTGAAAATCAAATTAGTGGATCCATTCCGCGTGAAATTGGAAATTTATATTCTCTCACTGGTATATGGTTGTACACAAACAATCTCACTGGTTCAATCCCTGCTTCTATATGCCACTTGACCAACCTCACAATATTATCAGTTGCTCATAATCAACTCATTGGTGCCATCCCTCAAGATATAGGAAGGCTAAGTTCTCTGACTGGGTTAGCTTTGCAGGGAAACAATCTCATTGGTTCCATCCCTACTTCTATATGCCACTTGACCAACCTCAGATATTTATCAGTTGCTCAAAATCAACTCACTGGTGCCATCCCTCAAGATATTGGAAGGCTAAGTTATCTGACTAGGTTAGCTTTGCAGGGAAACAATCTCATTGGTTCCATCCCTACTTCTATATGCCACTTGACCAACCTCAGATATTTATCAGTTGCTCAAAATCAACTCACTGGTGCCATCCCTCAAGATATAGGAAGGCTAAGTTCTCTGACTGGGTTAGCTTTGCAGGGAAACAATCTCATTGGTTCCATCCCTACTTCTATATGCCACTTGACCAACCTCACATATTTATCAGTTGCTCATAATCAACTCACTGGTGCCATCCCTCAAGATATTGGAAACCTAAGGTCTTTAACTGGCTTATATCTGTCCACGAATAACCTCACTGGTCCGATCCCTACTTCATTAGGtaatttgagaaatttgactAATTTATATCTTTTTGAAAATCAATTAAATGGATCATTGCCGACGGGAATGAACAATCTAACACAGTTGGAAAAATTATATTTGGGTCGGAACAGATTTTCTGGTTACTTACCTCAAAATGTTTGTCAGGGAGGAACCCTTAAAAAACTTGTGGCACGTAATAATCTTTTCACAGGTCCTATACCAAGAAGCCTTAGAAGTTGCACCAGCCTTAAAAAACTCGTTCTTGGAAACAATAAACTAGTAGATAACCTAACCGAGGCGTTTGAAGTGTATCCTCATCTATCTAGGCTTGATGCGGAAAACAATATGTTGTATGGTGAACTCTCGAAAGACTGGGGAAAATGTCAAAATTTGACAGTCCTATCTTTCTCAGGGAACAATATCACAGGTAGAATACCATCTGAATTGGGAAAGTTGAAGATTTTAGGCGAACTTCATCTTGGTTCAAATAACTTAGTAGGAGAAATTCCGAAGGAGTTGTTGAAATTGTCTTCACTGATCAAGTTGAATTTGAGCAATAACCAGCTTTCTGGCAGGTTGTCTTTATCAATTGGAATGTTATCCAACCTGCAATATCTAGATTTATCAGAAAATAAACTCATCGGATCAATACCCAAACAACTAGGGCAGTGTTCAACTTTACTATCTTTGAATTTGAGCAGTAACAATTTTAATGAAAGTATCCCACCCGAGATTGGAAACTTGGATTCGTTGCAAATTTTGTTAGATCTTAGTTACAATGAGTTGAGTGGAGGGATACCATCAGATCTCGGAAAACTAAGCAAACTAGAAACACTAAATGTATCCCACAACAAGCTTTTCGGGTCAATTCCATCTTCATTTGATCAGATGTTTAGCTTGACCACTGTCAATATTTCGTACAATGAATTGAGGGGTCCTCTTCCGAACACCAAGGCCTTTGAAGATGCTCCGACTGATGCATTCAAGAACAACAATGGATTATGTGGTAAGAACTTTCGAGGTTTAAAACCATGTAATTCGTCGGATGTGATTAttggaagaaaagaaaacaatcatCAACTCTTGCTCATAGTCCTACTCGCTTTgttgggtttattattttttctatTCATACTTCTCGCAATCTTTTATCGACTTCGTAAAAGATCAGTAAGAAATGACGCGAAAATGGATAGAGCGAACGCTTCAGATGTTGGAAGAAATTTATTTTCAATCTGGAATTACGATGGGAAAATCGCGTttgaagacataattgaagcaacggAAAATTTTGATACGAAATACTGCATCGGAACAGGAGGATACGGGAGCGTTTACAAAGCAGAGCTGTCTAATGGACAGGTTGTAGCCGTGAAGAAACTTCACTCGCCAGATGAAGATTCTGAGTTAGTTGACATGAAATCTTTTGAAAGCGAAGTGAATGCATTGACAGAAACCCGTCACAGGAACATCGTAAAGCTTCTTGGTTTCTGTTCTAGTCCAGAACGACGGATCTCATTTTTGGTATATGAGTTCATAGAGAGAGGAAGTTTGAAAAGTGTTTTATCTGATGGAGAACGAGCAGCGAAGTTTGATTGGATAAAGAGGATAAGGTTCATCAATGGAACAACTAATGCACTTGCTTACATGCACCATGATTGCGTACCCGCATTAGTCCATAGGGACTTAACGAGCAATAATGTCTTGTTAGATTCAGAATATGGTGCTCGTGTGTCTGATTTTGGTACTGCGAGAATGTTGAAACCAGATTCATCCAACTGGACATCACTTGCAGGAACCTTCGGATATATTGCTCCAG AGCTTGCTTATACAATGAAGGTAACTGAGAAGTGCGATGTTTATAGCTTTGGGGTTCTAATATTTGAAGTACTAATGGGGAGGCATCCATCTGAAGTCATCACACTGCTCTCTGATATACTTCTTCCGTCTTCATCTTTGATTCCAACGGAGACGGATCAAAAGCTGAGAGACATATTAGACCAACGCATCGGAGCTCCAGGTAATGGTCTTCAGAAAGAAATAATGTACATTGCCAAGGTTGGGATTTCATGCTTACGCGGTGATCCAAGTACTAGGCCAACTATGCAAGAAATATCAGTCGAGCTATCATTGTCAGCCAAGAGTAGGCAATCTTTGGCAAAGCCTTTTGAAACTATCACATTAGGAGACTTACCCATATTGTCTGATGAATTTGTGTAA